From Quercus lobata isolate SW786 chromosome 11, ValleyOak3.0 Primary Assembly, whole genome shotgun sequence:
CTATGCTTCTTCTACATGGTGTTTGGATGAACTTGTAAAAATCATTGGGTGcatgaaagaaatgaaaatgacaGTTCTACCAATTTTTTATGATGTGGATCCATCTACTGTACGAAAACAAGTAGGAACTTTTGCCCAAGCCTTTGCCAAACATGAAAAACTTTTCAAGGACTACATAGATAAGGTGCAAACATGGAGAACTGCTTTGAGAGAAGTAGCCAATCTCAAAGGATGGCATGTACAAGCTAGGTAATCCAATTTGacatttctttctttaaaatattCAGATGACACTCGCCTCATATATAGCATTGTTTTGAACTTTATGTAGAcctaaatacatgtttgtaGTTCTTTCAAGTTTTGTCTTGAGCCAATtaatttcaatcaaaataatagaaaattggattttctaccttttttaaacatatttattgCGGTTTACACTGACCACATATTTTTCTCTTCATTGTAGGCTTGAGTCACAAATTATCCAAAATATTGTGGGAGAATTATGTCATAAATTAAGTTATGCATTCTCAGAAAATACTGAAAACCTAGTAGGAATAATTTCTCGAGTGGAGAAATTGGAGTCATGTTTGGATTTAGGGTCAAATGATGTTCGCATTATTGGGATTTGGGGTATGGAAGGAATAGGGAAAACAACTCTTGCTAGAGTTGTTTTCCATATGGTTTCAGATAAGTTTGAAGGTTGTTGTTTTCTTGCTAATGTTAGGGGAGTTTGTGAAAAAGATGGTTTAGTTCAATTACAACAGCAACTCattcttcaaattttgaatgaaaatatgaGTGTAAAAGATGTTTATGAAGGAGTTCTTGTGATCAAGAATAGGTTACATCATAAAAgaattcttcttgttcttgatgatgtagATCAATTCGACCAATTAGACAAGTTAGCAGGGAATcaggtttggtttggtttaggTAGTAGAGTTATAATAACAACAAGAGATAAGCATTTGCTACAAAACCTTGGAGTAGATGAAATATATGAGGCTAATGGATTGACTTATGACGAATCTCTTCATCTTTTGAGTTTGAAAGCTTTTAAAAAAGGTCACCCTCCCGAAGATTATCTAAAGCTATCTGAAGATTTTGTATATTATGCACATGGGCTTCCTTTAGCTGTtgagattttgggtttgtttttgtgtggtAGAAGTATCAATGAATGGAAAAGTACATTAAAGAGGCTAAAAGAGTTTCTAGAAAATGAAATTCTCCGAGTACGTAGAATAAGTTTTGAAGGACTACATGAAACAGAGAAGGAAATATTCCTTAATATTGCTTGTTTCTTTAATCATatggagaaaagaaaagtagtaGAAATACTAAATTATCTTGGCCTTTTTCCAAATATTGGATTGGGGGTTCTTATTGATAAATCCCTTGTTAAATTCTGTGATGATCATACTTTGtggatgcatgatttgcttCAAGAAATGGGAAAGAACATAGTTTATGAAGAGTGTCCTAAAGAGCCGGGAAAGCGTGGCAAACTGTGGTTGTTTAAGGACATCAATGAtgtatttacaaaaaatacGGTAAGCAGTTATTTAGAAAACTTGAGCATGTACCCTACTATATTATTCAAGGtgaaaagatatatatataatactttaGGTTCAATATATTAGTTTCCCTAATCAAATTCACTCATTTGCTTGGATTGAACAATAAAATACGATATTATCATTTTcaaagataattaaattaaattcaactatgaGTTCGAATTTTATTGGGGAACTAATAAACTACACCTAAGATATTGTTTCTAAGTTTTACCCTTATTTAAAAGAGTAAACATAGAGTAGCTTTTGTAATCTTACATTTTGCAATTCACTAATATATGCTCTTCATGATTACTAGGGAAAAAAAGCAATTCAAGGCATAGTCTTAAAgttgcaaaaacaaaaagaggcATATTGGAATCCGGAATGCTTTTCAAAGGATCTTGATCTTAAATTGCTCATAATTGATAATGTTCACCTTTTGCATGAACCCAAATATCTTCCTAATGCCTTGAGATATCTTGATTGGAGTGGATacccttcaaaatattttccatcaaGTTTCCAACTAAAGGTAATTTAGGTACcatgtacaactttttttttaagtttcattaaATAGTAAGTTTCTGTagaagctaatttttttttccctttttggctTTGCACAGCCTTTTGATGGTTTGAAATTCATCCAGTTGAAGAACTCACTAAAATTGATTGAAACCCACGACTTCAACGAAATCCCAAATCTTGAGAAATTGGTTCTTGAGGGTTGTATAAATTTCCGATCCTTGCACCCATCAATTGGAGTTCATAAAAAACTCACTTTTCTTAACCTAAAAGGTTGCAAAAACTTAAGAAGTCTTCCAAGCAAGTTTGAAATGGAGTCTCTTGAGATCCTTATTCTTTCTGGTTgctcaaatttaaaaagaattcCAGTGTTTGGAGAAAATATGGAAAGTGTATTAGAACTTTACTTGGATGGCACTGCTATTACAAAATTACCCACATCAATTGGGAATTTGACTGGCCTTGCTTCATTGAATGTAAAAGATTGCAAAAATCTCATGTCTCTTCCTAGTACCTTTTTAAATATGAAGCGGCTTAAAGATCTCAATCTTTCCGGATGCTCAAAACTAGAAAATTTGGTGACTAAGAAAAGTGCAAAGGAGGTTGATGTGAGTGGAACTGCCACAGGACTTTTGCCTTATTCCAATGCTCTTTTTCGACCTCTTAAAAAACTAGCTTTTAGTGGATTTATGCCTAGAAGTCCCAATTGCATGGGCTTGTTATCGACTTCTTTATCGGGTTTGCATTCTTTGACCAAACTGAATCTAAGTTATTGCAATCTCGTGGGCTAGTTATCAATTTCTTTATCGGATTTGTGTTCTTTGACTAGCTTAgatttaagttattgcaatctCAATGCAATTCCCAATGATATTTGTTGCTTATtctctttaaaatatttatatctaAGTGGAAATAATTTTAGTTGCCTTCCGGAAAGCATCGCTCAACTATCTAGGCTATATTGGTTGTTGGTGGACAATTGCACGAGTCTTCGATCATGGCCAAAGCTTccattaaatattatttatattgtgGGAAAGGGTTGTACCTCACTGGAAACGCTACGAGATCTTTTACAACCAAATTCTTTATTGACATGCGTCTGCCTTTTAAATTGCAGGAAACTGGCTGATAATCAAGGCTTCATTGATATGTTTTTTGCAATGATAATAAACTCCCTTTGGcaccctctctttctctctggtATTCGTGACATTGTTTTTCCTGGAAGTGAAATTCCAAAGTGGTTTAGGTATCAAAGTATTGGGGATGAAGTTAGTATACCTTATTCTCTTTTATGTAATGAGTGCTTAGGGATTGCTGTTTGTGTTGTATTTGGTTCTCATTCACATCACCAAATCCTTGAAGACAATTCACTTTATTGTTGTTTGATAGTCAACGGAAAACAAATTAAT
This genomic window contains:
- the LOC115968626 gene encoding TMV resistance protein N-like; this encodes MAAISTQTASSSSSFSSSTPQWKYDVFLSFRGKDTRNNFTDHLYVALKQKGIFTFRDEEKLETGKSISPELMKTIEESRFAIVILSRNYASSTWCLDELVKIIGCMKEMKMTVLPIFYDVDPSTVRKQVGTFAQAFAKHEKLFKDYIDKVQTWRTALREVANLKGWHVQARLESQIIQNIVGELCHKLSYAFSENTENLVGIISRVEKLESCLDLGSNDVRIIGIWGMEGIGKTTLARVVFHMVSDKFEGCCFLANVRGVCEKDGLVQLQQQLILQILNENMSVKDVYEGVLVIKNRLHHKRILLVLDDVDQFDQLDKLAGNQVWFGLGSRVIITTRDKHLLQNLGVDEIYEANGLTYDESLHLLSLKAFKKGHPPEDYLKLSEDFVYYAHGLPLAVEILGLFLCGRSINEWKSTLKRLKEFLENEILRVRRISFEGLHETEKEIFLNIACFFNHMEKRKVVEILNYLGLFPNIGLGVLIDKSLVKFCDDHTLWMHDLLQEMGKNIVYEECPKEPGKRGKLWLFKDINDVFTKNTGKKAIQGIVLKLQKQKEAYWNPECFSKDLDLKLLIIDNVHLLHEPKYLPNALRYLDWSGYPSKYFPSSFQLKPFDGLKFIQLKNSLKLIETHDFNEIPNLEKLVLEGCINFRSLHPSIGVHKKLTFLNLKGCKNLRSLPSKFEMESLEILILSGCSNLKRIPVFGENMESVLELYLDGTAITKLPTSIGNLTGLASLNVKDCKNLMSLPSTFLNMKRLKDLNLSGCSKLENLVTKKSAKEVDVSGTATGLLPYSNALFRPLKKLAFSGFMPRSPNCMGLLSTSLSGLHSLTKLNLSYCNLVG